One genomic segment of Macaca fascicularis isolate 582-1 chromosome 19, T2T-MFA8v1.1 includes these proteins:
- the LOC141409079 gene encoding uncharacterized protein produces the protein MLLRPGSPRPPRAALRREPRTCGGKKEGGRGRLGEGGARGGGGGRGGGGGGGGGGPRCRRNGKFDKSLQRPEEEGAGRSGGPAPPRPVPRRGARGSGLGGGERGRGRAEGWEEERGSGPGRYCPGPRPQAGGHGIRGDAQPPPRPGARRSSLLPAARLERRRRQQASLKEKEMIVSLARSRGRRAPTPRPQARLGPPPRQQKGCRPSASAPCAHAGARRQPRRARPGAPVTPHPYSHPAFVPGHPPVAPPGPHSSPPADCGAPSAGRGWRPPGMPEPTGGPPPGRRRARAGAGGGSLQTPRHPAPPPGPAAATSPNFFSPDKLSWARPGGRCGRGFLQVSSPDFGMIRVSPLSPSPPGSRAAPPIHGAGRS, from the coding sequence ATGCTGCTGCGCCCAGGCTCTCCGCGTCCCCCCCGCGCCGCGCTCCGCCGCGAACCCCGAACGTgcggagggaagaaggagggcgGGCGAGGGAGGCTCGGGGAGGGAGGAGCGcgggggggaggaggaggcagaggaggaggaggtggaggaggaggaggaggaccgCGCTGCCGGCGGAATGGGAAGTTTGACAAATCGCTCCAGAGGCCGGAggaggagggggcggggaggagcGGCGGCCCTGCCCCCCCCCGCCCCGTCCCCAGACGAGGTGCGCGGGGTTCGGGGCTggggggcggggagagggggagagggcgggcagaggggtgggaggaggagcgCGGGAGCGGCCCGGGCCGGTACTGCCCCGGCCCCCGCCCCCAGGCCGGGGGTCACGGCATCCGGGGGGACGCGCAGCCGCCGCCGCGGCCTGGGGCTCGGCGGTCCAGTCTTCTGCCCGCGGCGCGGCTGGAGCGGCGGCGTCGGCAACAGGCAAGCTTAAAGGAAAAGGAGATGATCGTGTCACTCGCCCGCTCGCGGGGGCGCCGCGCCCCCACCCCCCGGCCCCAGGCCCGCCTGGGACCCCCGCCCCGCCAGCAAAAGGGGTGCCGCCCCTCCGCCTCCGCCCCGTGCGCACACGCAGGGGCGCGGCGCCAGCCCCGCCGAGCCCGTCCCGGGGCGCCCGTTACCCCCCACCCCTATTCCCACCCAGCGTTCGTCCCCGGCCACCCCCCAGTTGCCCCGCCCGGCCCGCACTCCTCTCCACCCGCGGACTGCGGAGCCCCCAGCGCTGGCCGGGGCTGGCGCCCCCCGGGGATGCCAGAGCCCACAGGCGGGCCCCCTCCAGGGAGGAGGCGGGCGCGGGCCGGGGCGGGTGGCGGCAGCCTTCAGACCCCGCGCCACCCAGCTCCTCCCCCAGGACCCGCCGCTGCCACttcccccaattttttttccccGGACAAACTTTCCTGGGCCCGTCCCGGGGGTCGATGTGGGAGGGGGTTCCTTCAAGTTTCCTCTCCTGACTTTGGGATGATCAGGGTCTCTCCACTCAGCCCCTCGCCCCCTGGGAGCCGAGCCGCGCCCCCCATCCACGGCGCGGGCCGATCCTAG